In Candidatus Desulfofervidus auxilii, one genomic interval encodes:
- a CDS encoding response regulator: MIEMKKILLIDDEEDFCFFVKANLENTKEFEVITTSKAQEGIELAQKEKPDLILLDILMPEMSGGDVAQVLLNNPDTKNIPIIFITAIVTKDEIGPETMKKIGGRNFIAKPITTKELIKAIKKVLGKTIEE; encoded by the coding sequence ATGATAGAGATGAAAAAAATACTTTTAATTGATGACGAAGAGGATTTTTGTTTCTTTGTAAAAGCCAATTTGGAAAATACAAAAGAGTTTGAGGTAATAACCACTTCCAAAGCTCAGGAGGGAATTGAATTAGCCCAAAAAGAAAAACCCGATCTAATTTTACTGGATATACTCATGCCTGAAATGTCTGGTGGCGATGTGGCCCAGGTTTTGCTTAATAATCCCGATACAAAAAACATACCCATAATATTTATTACAGCTATAGTTACTAAAGATGAAATAGGACCTGAGACTATGAAAAAAATAGGAGGACGAAATTTTATAGCTAAACCTATAACAACAAAGGAACTCATAAAGGCTATAAAAAAGGTATTAGGAAAAACAATTGAAGAATAG
- a CDS encoding glycosyltransferase family 9 protein has product MPNKILIVHLGALGDLLLSRPALLAIRMRIPQAEIDFLGYPHLTSLIKCEMRIRHTYNIEYILYTKENEKFWYNYDLFIFFARKNYPAWEKVLTFAPSIFIKTIPPPEVNLPVFQFQLQQLHKQGFEVPSEFPSLSFPPAEISLNVYPDFLIHPGSGSPSKNWPPAYFAEVIKAFSQWNPGLIIGSADRKVAEEILSFLGNKKIILLEQLSLLTLAAIISKVRFFLGNDSGISHLAAALGIPSFVIFGPTNVNIWKPWGKRVEVFAPVVSCAPCSDEERRNCLDRICLKSIKPKEVIKKLKNWLQ; this is encoded by the coding sequence ATGCCCAATAAAATACTCATTGTTCATTTAGGGGCTTTGGGAGATTTACTTTTATCAAGACCTGCTTTGTTAGCTATTAGAATGAGAATCCCGCAAGCAGAGATAGATTTTTTGGGTTATCCACATCTAACTTCTTTAATTAAGTGTGAGATGCGAATCAGACACACATATAATATTGAATACATCCTTTATACTAAAGAAAATGAGAAATTTTGGTATAATTATGATTTATTTATCTTTTTTGCTCGCAAAAACTACCCTGCATGGGAAAAAGTTTTAACTTTTGCTCCCAGTATTTTTATTAAGACTATTCCTCCACCAGAGGTAAATCTACCTGTTTTTCAATTTCAACTGCAGCAGTTACACAAACAAGGGTTCGAAGTCCCCTCAGAATTTCCATCTTTATCTTTTCCTCCAGCAGAAATTTCCTTAAATGTCTATCCCGATTTTCTTATTCATCCTGGTAGTGGAAGCCCAAGTAAAAACTGGCCTCCAGCATATTTTGCTGAGGTAATTAAGGCATTTTCTCAATGGAACCCTGGTTTAATCATTGGCTCTGCTGATAGAAAAGTGGCAGAAGAAATATTGTCTTTTTTAGGAAATAAAAAGATAATTTTATTAGAACAGCTTTCTCTTTTAACTCTGGCCGCTATTATTAGTAAAGTTAGGTTTTTTTTGGGAAATGATTCTGGTATTAGCCATCTGGCAGCCGCCTTGGGTATTCCCAGTTTTGTCATTTTTGGTCCTACCAATGTAAATATCTGGAAGCCATGGGGAAAAAGGGTAGAGGTGTTTGCTCCTGTCGTTTCATGTGCTCCCTGTAGTGATGAAGAAAGGAGAAACTGCCTTGACAGAATTTGTCTAAAAAGTATTAAACCAAAAGAAGTGATAAAAAAGTTGAAAAATTGGTTACAATAA
- the tatB gene encoding Sec-independent protein translocase protein TatB: MFGIGMQELLIILVIALIVLGPKRLPEIARALGKGMREFRKATQEVKESIDLESELKEIEREVIMDEVKTEMPQKPTKKEKSPEKQQKDSPEKQEKEYKNE, translated from the coding sequence ATGTTTGGTATTGGAATGCAAGAGTTATTAATAATTTTAGTTATTGCTCTCATTGTCTTAGGACCAAAGAGATTACCAGAAATAGCAAGGGCATTAGGAAAAGGAATGAGGGAATTTCGGAAAGCAACTCAAGAGGTAAAGGAAAGCATTGATTTAGAAAGTGAGTTAAAGGAAATAGAAAGAGAAGTGATAATGGATGAAGTAAAAACAGAAATGCCTCAAAAGCCAACTAAAAAAGAAAAATCGCCTGAAAAGCAACAGAAAGACTCTCCTGAAAAACAAGAAAAAGAATACAAAAATGAGTGA
- a CDS encoding cation-translocating P-type ATPase, with amino-acid sequence MTWCSLSPPEVLKRLKTNIQGLTGEEAQKRLVQYGENKLEEKKPVTPWQIFFNQFKSVLIAILLIASIASFAIGEITDAFTILAIVILNAILGFTQEFKAEKALEALKKMLALKAKVIRAGNLMSIDTRFIVPGDIVVLEIGEKVPADIYLLETESLQIDESVLTGESVPVSKETGVLPQATSLAEQKNMAFMGTIVTNGYGRGLVVATGMQTEFGQIARLTQEVKEEESPLKKRLNVLGRRIGEISLVIALLVVILGIVQKRPLLEMLLVGISLAVAAIPEGLPAVVTMTLALGVKNMVKRNCLLRNLTASEGLGATSVICTDKTGTLTKNEMTVKLIYIPDKFYEVSGEGYQPKGDFLSNAQPVDPSKELGLFLLLKTGLLCNRAVLKKTEQGWQVLGDPTEGALVVAANKAKIFKKDISCEACPLITEFSFTSVRKRMTVIYHYPEKNTAYVKGAPEVLLPLCQRYQKNDKVNELTGIDQEYFNQVYKDMAAKGLRILALAYKEIPLEITHFIAEEVEKNLIFLGFAGIVDPPRPEVKAAMERAKNAGIEVIMMTGDSPLTALAVAREISLFSPKAIRGTEIEKLDEASLRKILQTTKVFARVNPAHKLKVVDILQKQGHITAMTGDGVNDAPALKKANIGIAMGIKGTDVAKEAADIVLLDDNFASIVSGVEEGRREYDNIQRFTRYLLSSNFAEIVAIAGAMFLKLPLILLPVQILWMNLITDGMTALALGMEPPAKDVMHRPPRDPQQPILSKKVFLIILAIGIWMGVTTIFSFSHYLGSENMLSKARTIAFTGIIIFEKINVFNFRSFRFNLWDIGFFSNPFLIIAWLATISLQIMVVYFPPLQHILHTVPLNLADWGLIFILGIPILIAGEIFKFLRKQHFKNQPC; translated from the coding sequence ATGACCTGGTGTAGCCTGTCCCCACCTGAAGTTTTAAAGCGTTTAAAAACAAATATTCAGGGACTTACAGGAGAAGAAGCCCAGAAAAGGCTTGTTCAATATGGTGAAAACAAACTGGAGGAGAAAAAGCCCGTTACTCCCTGGCAAATATTTTTTAACCAGTTCAAAAGTGTGCTTATTGCCATTTTACTGATTGCCAGCATTGCATCTTTTGCCATCGGAGAGATTACAGATGCCTTTACTATTTTAGCTATTGTTATCCTGAATGCTATTTTGGGATTTACTCAGGAGTTTAAGGCCGAAAAGGCCTTAGAGGCCTTAAAAAAAATGCTGGCTCTTAAAGCTAAAGTAATTCGAGCTGGTAATCTTATGTCTATAGATACCCGTTTTATTGTGCCAGGAGACATTGTTGTCTTAGAAATTGGAGAGAAAGTACCGGCGGATATTTATTTGTTAGAAACAGAAAGTTTGCAAATTGATGAATCTGTATTGACAGGTGAATCAGTACCAGTGAGCAAAGAAACAGGAGTTTTACCCCAAGCCACTTCTTTAGCAGAACAGAAAAATATGGCCTTTATGGGCACTATTGTTACTAATGGTTATGGACGGGGTTTGGTTGTGGCTACTGGTATGCAGACCGAATTTGGACAAATTGCTCGTTTGACCCAAGAAGTAAAAGAAGAAGAAAGCCCTTTAAAGAAAAGGCTAAATGTCTTGGGAAGACGCATTGGTGAGATTTCTTTAGTCATTGCTCTACTGGTAGTTATTTTAGGAATAGTTCAGAAACGTCCTTTATTAGAGATGTTATTGGTAGGTATCAGTCTGGCAGTGGCTGCAATCCCAGAAGGACTTCCAGCAGTGGTCACTATGACCCTGGCTTTAGGAGTAAAAAATATGGTGAAGAGAAATTGTCTTTTGCGGAATCTCACTGCTTCTGAAGGTTTAGGGGCAACTTCTGTAATCTGTACGGATAAAACAGGGACTTTGACCAAAAACGAGATGACAGTTAAGCTTATTTATATTCCGGATAAATTTTATGAAGTTAGTGGTGAAGGTTACCAGCCCAAGGGAGATTTTCTGAGTAATGCCCAGCCAGTTGATCCTTCAAAAGAGTTAGGGCTTTTTCTTTTGTTAAAAACGGGTCTTTTGTGTAACCGTGCAGTTTTGAAAAAAACAGAGCAGGGATGGCAGGTGTTAGGAGACCCCACTGAAGGGGCATTAGTAGTAGCTGCCAATAAGGCAAAGATTTTTAAAAAAGATATAAGCTGTGAAGCCTGCCCTTTGATTACTGAATTTTCCTTCACTTCAGTGCGCAAACGAATGACGGTTATTTATCACTATCCTGAAAAAAATACTGCTTATGTGAAGGGTGCACCGGAAGTGTTACTACCACTTTGCCAAAGGTATCAAAAGAATGATAAGGTAAATGAGCTTACCGGAATAGACCAGGAGTATTTTAATCAAGTTTATAAAGATATGGCGGCTAAAGGTCTACGTATCTTGGCCCTTGCTTACAAAGAAATACCTTTAGAAATTACCCATTTTATAGCCGAAGAAGTAGAAAAAAACCTTATTTTCCTAGGATTTGCTGGAATTGTTGACCCACCTAGACCAGAGGTAAAAGCGGCCATGGAAAGGGCCAAAAACGCTGGTATTGAGGTCATTATGATGACTGGTGATTCACCTTTAACAGCCTTAGCTGTAGCCAGAGAAATAAGTTTATTCTCGCCAAAGGCCATTAGAGGGACAGAAATTGAAAAATTAGATGAAGCCAGTTTAAGAAAAATCTTACAGACAACCAAGGTCTTTGCCCGTGTAAATCCTGCTCATAAATTAAAAGTTGTGGATATTTTGCAAAAACAGGGACATATTACAGCCATGACTGGAGATGGAGTTAATGATGCTCCGGCTTTAAAAAAGGCCAATATTGGGATCGCCATGGGCATTAAAGGCACAGATGTGGCTAAAGAGGCAGCAGATATTGTTCTTTTAGATGATAATTTTGCCAGCATAGTTAGTGGTGTGGAAGAAGGGAGACGAGAATATGATAATATTCAAAGATTTACCCGCTATTTACTTTCTTCCAACTTTGCTGAAATTGTGGCTATTGCTGGTGCCATGTTCTTAAAGCTGCCTCTTATTCTCTTACCTGTTCAAATTTTATGGATGAATTTGATTACAGACGGCATGACTGCCCTTGCCCTAGGTATGGAACCGCCAGCCAAGGATGTTATGCACCGTCCACCTCGTGACCCCCAACAACCTATTTTGTCTAAAAAAGTGTTTTTGATAATTTTGGCTATAGGCATATGGATGGGTGTAACGACCATTTTCAGTTTCAGTCATTATTTAGGTAGTGAGAATATGCTGTCCAAAGCAAGAACTATAGCCTTTACGGGAATTATTATTTTTGAAAAAATTAATGTATTTAACTTCCGAAGTTTCAGATTTAACCTTTGGGACATTGGTTTTTTCAGTAATCCTTTTTTAATCATAGCCTGGTTGGCCACCATAAGTTTGCAAATCATGGTCGTATATTTCCCCCCTCTTCAACATATTTTGCACACTGTGCCTCTAAATTTAGCAGACTGGGGTCTAATCTTTATTTTAGGTATACCTATTTTAATTGCTGGAGAAATATTTAAATTCCTTCGGAAGCAGCATTTTAAAAATCAACCTTGCTAA
- a CDS encoding transposase: MGSNPGGLKLLSAIVHKEGIIIKQNEIREGTNEIKAFKPLLKDIEINGAVVTADAMHCQRENAKFLVEEKGADI; this comes from the coding sequence ATGGGGAGCAATCCAGGAGGACTTAAATTACTCTCAGCGATTGTGCATAAAGAAGGAATAATTATAAAACAAAATGAGATAAGAGAAGGTACAAATGAGATTAAGGCATTTAAGCCATTACTTAAAGATATAGAGATTAATGGGGCGGTTGTAACTGCTGATGCGATGCATTGTCAAAGGGAGAATGCCAAATTTTTAGTAGAAGAAAAAGGGGCAGACATCTAA
- a CDS encoding sensor histidine kinase gives MISKIKRFIKIEKTKSVIILCSILICVGLSYYLNFAIHVKIAYTDILSSPNLDKLLNFLSLKAIYTDFFYIPIILTAIWYRKKVIYLALFLSSFHIYVSYFSLGFLPIGTIEKCTVFIILAYVIALISEKRMAEQKKLQKSEERLKIAYHKLKETQNQLIQHEKMAAMGRLASGFAHEIRNPLAIILMGIESLSTTLPEKNKIVKKTIEKIKQAVNRANKIIIDTLQFSRMSEFKFESIDICKSLDETIDLIKHKAVLNNIKINRNYPQKHMKVKADKNMLQQVFLNLFMNAMDAMPKGGEIKVKVYDKIANQLGYKIGKRESDYFKIGDKIIVVEIEDRGIGIPKNILSKIFDPFFTTKKVGEGTGLGLSVVHLIIDQHKGIIDVESEVNKETKFIIMLPPARNSNKEVQYDRDEKNTFN, from the coding sequence ATGATATCCAAAATAAAGAGGTTTATAAAAATTGAAAAAACTAAAAGTGTTATAATACTTTGTAGTATATTAATATGTGTTGGGCTAAGTTATTATCTCAATTTCGCTATTCATGTCAAAATTGCCTATACTGATATACTTTCTTCTCCTAATCTCGATAAACTCCTTAATTTCCTCAGTTTAAAGGCTATTTACACTGACTTTTTCTATATTCCTATTATTTTAACTGCTATATGGTATCGAAAGAAGGTTATTTACCTTGCTTTATTCTTAAGTTCATTTCATATTTATGTAAGTTATTTTTCTTTAGGATTTCTCCCCATAGGAACCATTGAAAAATGTACTGTTTTCATAATATTAGCATATGTTATTGCCCTTATCAGTGAAAAAAGAATGGCGGAACAAAAAAAGTTACAAAAATCCGAAGAAAGATTGAAGATCGCTTACCATAAACTTAAAGAAACCCAGAATCAACTTATCCAACATGAGAAAATGGCAGCTATGGGTCGATTGGCATCTGGGTTTGCCCATGAAATCAGAAATCCTTTAGCAATTATTTTAATGGGGATAGAGTCCCTTAGCACCACTTTGCCAGAAAAAAACAAAATAGTTAAAAAAACCATTGAGAAGATAAAACAGGCTGTGAATAGAGCAAACAAAATCATCATTGATACTTTACAATTCTCAAGAATGTCAGAATTTAAGTTTGAATCCATAGATATTTGTAAATCATTGGATGAAACTATAGATTTAATTAAACATAAAGCTGTCTTGAATAATATAAAAATAAACCGAAACTATCCCCAAAAACATATGAAAGTTAAAGCAGATAAAAATATGTTACAGCAAGTATTTCTCAATCTTTTTATGAATGCAATGGATGCCATGCCCAAGGGAGGTGAGATTAAAGTAAAAGTGTATGATAAGATAGCAAACCAACTGGGGTATAAAATAGGCAAGAGAGAAAGTGATTATTTCAAAATAGGGGATAAAATAATTGTGGTTGAAATTGAAGATAGAGGCATTGGTATTCCTAAAAACATATTGTCAAAGATATTTGACCCATTTTTTACCACTAAAAAAGTGGGAGAAGGAACTGGTTTGGGACTAAGTGTGGTCCATTTAATAATAGACCAACATAAGGGAATTATTGATGTAGAAAGTGAAGTAAATAAAGAGACAAAATTTATTATAATGCTACCACCGGCTAGAAATTCAAATAAAGAGGTGCAATATGATAGAGATGAAAAAAATACTTTTAATTGA
- the ade gene encoding adenine deaminase translates to MQNFTHLIRVAKGEIPADLLIKNTQVVNVFSGKIFTADVAITEKYIAGIGDYQTGKQIIDAQNVYLIPGLMDAHIHLESTLLTPSAFARAVIPHGTTSIFIDPHEIANVLGIKGINYMLKATENLPLNAFILVPSCVPATNLETSGASITAEKIAKLLQHPRVVGLAEMMNFPGVINADKTVLGKIMATHATQKVIDGHAPLLTGKMLQAYIGVGIDSDHETTQLNEAIEKLEAGMWLMLRQGTVAKNLLTLLPVVNSFTVHRCLLCCDDKEPTDLQKQGHIDHLIKLAIKAGINPIWAIKMATINCAQRFGIKRLGAIAPGYRADLVLVNNLRDFQIETVIKDGEVIFEKGELKVSLSPYIEPEVTNTVHLKDISPDDFRIFVQGKKVRVIGLLPDQIITKHLIKEVTKNGEEIVADLEQDIIKIAVIERHHATGNIGLGLVSGLGLKKGAIASSVSHDSHNIVVAGVNNQDMYIAVKAVEKMQGGFVLVENEMVKAGLALPIAGLISPLSAQEVGFHMKTLCQEAKNLGISLPNPFLTLSFVALPVIPELRLTDKGLVDVNKFEFVGLEI, encoded by the coding sequence GTGCAGAATTTTACTCACCTCATTAGAGTAGCAAAGGGTGAAATCCCTGCAGATTTGCTAATAAAAAATACTCAGGTAGTAAATGTATTTAGTGGTAAGATATTTACTGCTGATGTGGCCATAACCGAAAAATATATTGCAGGTATTGGTGATTATCAAACTGGTAAGCAAATAATTGATGCCCAAAATGTCTATCTTATTCCTGGCCTTATGGATGCCCATATTCATCTGGAGAGCACTCTTTTAACTCCCTCTGCCTTTGCCCGGGCAGTCATCCCTCACGGAACTACTTCTATCTTTATTGACCCTCATGAGATAGCTAATGTTTTAGGAATAAAGGGTATAAATTATATGTTAAAGGCCACTGAAAATTTACCTTTAAATGCATTTATATTAGTGCCTTCCTGTGTCCCAGCCACAAATTTAGAAACCAGCGGAGCTTCTATTACGGCAGAGAAAATAGCTAAGTTACTTCAACATCCACGTGTGGTTGGATTAGCAGAGATGATGAATTTTCCAGGAGTAATCAATGCGGATAAAACAGTATTGGGTAAGATTATGGCAACTCATGCCACTCAAAAAGTAATAGACGGACATGCCCCTTTATTGACGGGAAAAATGTTGCAAGCATACATCGGTGTGGGTATTGATTCTGACCATGAGACCACGCAACTAAATGAAGCTATAGAAAAATTAGAAGCCGGTATGTGGTTGATGCTTCGCCAGGGCACAGTAGCCAAGAACCTCCTCACTCTTCTACCAGTAGTGAATTCATTTACAGTCCATCGCTGCCTTCTTTGCTGTGATGATAAAGAACCCACTGATTTACAAAAACAAGGTCATATTGACCATCTTATTAAATTAGCCATCAAGGCAGGCATCAATCCCATTTGGGCCATAAAGATGGCTACTATAAATTGCGCACAACGATTTGGCATAAAAAGACTTGGGGCTATTGCTCCTGGATATAGGGCAGATTTGGTATTAGTAAATAATTTAAGGGATTTCCAAATAGAAACAGTGATTAAAGATGGAGAGGTAATTTTTGAAAAAGGGGAATTAAAAGTTTCTTTATCTCCCTATATTGAGCCTGAAGTAACCAATACGGTCCACTTAAAGGATATTTCTCCTGATGACTTTCGCATCTTTGTTCAAGGGAAAAAGGTAAGAGTTATTGGACTTCTGCCTGACCAAATTATCACCAAACACCTTATAAAAGAAGTAACAAAGAATGGAGAAGAAATTGTCGCTGATTTAGAACAAGATATTATAAAAATAGCTGTTATTGAGAGACACCATGCCACTGGAAATATAGGGTTGGGTTTGGTTTCTGGATTAGGCCTTAAAAAAGGGGCCATCGCTTCTTCAGTGAGTCATGATAGCCATAATATTGTAGTAGCTGGGGTGAATAATCAAGATATGTATATTGCGGTTAAGGCTGTTGAAAAAATGCAAGGAGGGTTTGTCTTAGTAGAAAATGAGATGGTGAAGGCAGGATTAGCTCTGCCCATTGCTGGACTTATTTCTCCTTTAAGTGCTCAAGAGGTGGGGTTTCATATGAAAACCTTGTGTCAGGAAGCCAAAAATTTAGGTATTTCTCTTCCAAACCCATTTTTAACACTGTCTTTTGTTGCCCTGCCTGTAATTCCAGAGTTGCGTTTAACAGACAAAGGTTTGGTAGATGTAAATAAATTTGAGTTTGTAGGTTTGGAGATTTAA
- a CDS encoding SagB/ThcOx family dehydrogenase, whose protein sequence is MKIYKKGIGYKYLSETKYFRDRPFIDDIGMVVSPPLYKAYPHAQKITLPAPDFPSSDLWKVITRRRSYRHFTRNSLTLEELAILLWAGQGITSPQGYRTAPSAGALYPIETYLVINRVQDIPAGIYHFNVANFFLEELVKGDFSNALTSAALGQSVMKRAAVVFIWTAVILRCMAKYRNRAIRYIFLDAGHICQNILLAATALNLGACPVGAFFDEEIDKLLGVDSESEMSIYLTAVGKI, encoded by the coding sequence GTGAAGATTTATAAAAAAGGGATTGGATACAAATATTTATCAGAAACCAAATATTTTCGAGATAGACCTTTTATAGATGATATAGGGATGGTTGTTTCTCCTCCTTTGTATAAAGCTTATCCCCATGCACAAAAAATAACTCTACCTGCCCCAGATTTCCCTTCCTCTGATTTGTGGAAAGTCATTACCCGTCGGCGTAGTTATAGACATTTTACCCGGAATTCACTTACCTTAGAAGAATTGGCTATTTTACTCTGGGCAGGACAGGGTATTACTTCTCCTCAAGGATACCGCACTGCTCCTTCTGCTGGGGCCCTCTATCCTATAGAAACTTATTTAGTCATCAACCGTGTCCAGGACATTCCAGCAGGGATTTATCATTTTAATGTGGCTAACTTTTTTCTGGAAGAACTGGTGAAAGGAGATTTTTCAAACGCCCTTACTTCTGCTGCTCTGGGACAAAGTGTAATGAAAAGGGCAGCAGTAGTGTTCATCTGGACAGCAGTAATTTTACGCTGCATGGCCAAATATCGCAACCGTGCCATTCGTTATATCTTTTTAGATGCGGGACACATTTGTCAAAATATCCTTTTAGCTGCTACTGCTCTGAATTTAGGCGCCTGCCCGGTAGGTGCCTTTTTTGATGAAGAAATAGATAAATTGCTAGGTGTGGATAGTGAAAGTGAGATGAGCATTTATTTGACTGCCGTAGGAAAAATTTAG
- a CDS encoding lytic transglycosylase domain-containing protein, producing MKRILNFFISCVLLAGCVPSKPPSLPQTPVCEKKSALNISEKATSPIPKKEGKKPLVAEKTPIKKTPLITKKISPKKKVATIPIVINDRVQTFINYYTKNPNGRRWFHQVLTRAQEYKPLMEKILLKAGLPKEVFYLAFVESGFDNHAYSYAHACGPWQFIASTATHYGLKIDYWVDERKDPELATKAAARYLKDLYSQFKDWYLTAAAYNAGNGTIQKLIKRYKVSDYWTLIKKAKELKLETKQYVPKWIATITIAKNPKAYGFEIKPKDPWDCDKVHTYGLTDLTLLSKETMIPLKKLKRLNPALRRPFTPPYPYFLHIPKEKKEIVLASLGAQAETTQVFKHFRYYKVKPGDTLWEIARKNRKSVDFIARLNGISPPYILRPRQKLLIPYGEPQTSIYTQRDKTGHYKIIYTVKSGDTLWDIARLFGTSVRKLKKSNKIKGCIYPGDQLLIPLPQKIIIYEVKKGDTLWDIARKFKTTIREIISLNKLSSSLIRPGDKLKIKIEG from the coding sequence GTGAAAAGGATTCTTAATTTTTTTATATCTTGTGTTTTATTAGCTGGATGTGTTCCTTCTAAACCACCTTCTTTACCACAAACCCCTGTTTGTGAAAAAAAATCCGCTTTAAATATTTCTGAAAAGGCTACTTCGCCTATTCCCAAAAAGGAAGGCAAAAAACCCTTAGTTGCGGAAAAAACGCCTATTAAAAAAACACCACTAATAACCAAAAAAATTTCTCCAAAGAAAAAGGTTGCCACCATACCTATTGTTATCAATGATAGAGTTCAGACCTTTATCAATTATTATACTAAAAATCCTAATGGTCGGAGGTGGTTTCACCAGGTATTAACTCGTGCCCAAGAGTATAAACCCCTTATGGAAAAAATCTTATTAAAGGCAGGACTACCTAAGGAGGTATTTTATTTAGCGTTTGTGGAAAGTGGCTTTGATAATCATGCTTATTCTTATGCTCATGCCTGTGGACCATGGCAATTTATTGCCAGCACAGCTACTCACTACGGTCTTAAGATAGATTACTGGGTAGATGAAAGAAAAGACCCAGAATTGGCTACTAAGGCAGCTGCCCGTTATTTAAAAGACCTCTATAGTCAGTTTAAAGATTGGTATCTTACCGCGGCTGCTTATAATGCAGGAAATGGGACTATTCAAAAATTGATAAAGAGATACAAAGTAAGTGATTATTGGACTCTTATCAAAAAGGCCAAAGAGTTAAAATTAGAAACCAAGCAATATGTTCCTAAATGGATAGCTACCATTACCATTGCTAAAAATCCAAAGGCATATGGCTTTGAGATTAAACCCAAAGACCCCTGGGATTGCGATAAGGTGCATACTTATGGCCTTACAGACCTTACCCTCTTAAGTAAAGAGACTATGATTCCATTAAAAAAACTAAAAAGACTTAACCCTGCCTTAAGGCGTCCCTTTACCCCACCTTATCCTTATTTTTTACACATACCCAAAGAGAAAAAAGAAATTGTCTTGGCCTCTCTAGGGGCACAAGCAGAAACAACTCAGGTTTTTAAACATTTTCGATATTATAAAGTAAAACCTGGGGATACACTTTGGGAGATAGCCAGAAAAAATCGAAAAAGTGTTGATTTCATTGCTAGACTTAATGGTATATCTCCTCCTTATATCCTTCGACCTAGGCAAAAGCTCCTTATTCCCTATGGTGAACCCCAAACTAGTATTTATACTCAAAGAGATAAAACAGGCCATTACAAGATAATTTATACCGTGAAGTCAGGAGATACCCTCTGGGATATTGCCCGCCTTTTCGGGACTTCGGTAAGGAAATTAAAGAAATCAAACAAGATTAAAGGCTGTATTTATCCTGGAGATCAACTCCTTATTCCTCTTCCCCAAAAAATCATTATTTATGAAGTAAAAAAAGGAGATACGCTTTGGGATATTGCTAGAAAATTTAAAACCACCATTAGAGAGATTATTTCTTTAAACAAACTTTCTTCATCTTTAATCCGGCCAGGCGACAAATTGAAAATAAAAATTGAGGGCTAA
- a CDS encoding transposase — translation MLGLRGAAMKKNRFSIDQIIRILAEAETPGNSVAFVARKYGIVEQTIYRWRQKYKGFSASEAKRLKALEEENARLKRLLAEKELEIQTLTELIKKNF, via the coding sequence ATGTTAGGATTAAGGGGAGCGGCTATGAAGAAAAATAGATTTAGTATTGACCAAATCATTCGTATCTTGGCTGAAGCTGAAACTCCAGGTAACTCTGTGGCGTTTGTCGCTAGAAAATATGGAATAGTAGAACAAACTATCTATCGCTGGAGACAAAAATACAAGGGTTTTTCTGCTTCTGAAGCCAAACGACTCAAAGCTCTTGAGGAAGAAAATGCAAGACTTAAAAGACTTTTAGCTGAAAAAGAATTAGAAATACAAACACTAACAGAACTTATTAAAAAAAACTTCTAA
- the dtd gene encoding D-aminoacyl-tRNA deacylase encodes MRILVQRVKEAKVLVNGQIIGQIGKGILVFLGIARGDNITQAEWLVKKVCSLRIFADKNSEFNLSLKEIGGEILVVSQFTLYGDCRKGRRPSFDQAAPPPEALLLYESFIKLIKQQGIKVATGKFGALMQVHLINDGPVTLILER; translated from the coding sequence ATGAGAATTTTAGTTCAGCGGGTAAAAGAGGCAAAGGTTTTAGTAAATGGACAAATAATAGGGCAAATTGGAAAAGGCATTTTAGTATTTTTAGGCATTGCCAGAGGCGATAATATAACGCAGGCAGAATGGTTGGTCAAAAAGGTTTGCTCTCTTCGGATATTTGCTGATAAAAACTCTGAATTTAATCTTTCTCTAAAAGAAATTGGTGGAGAAATCTTAGTAGTTTCCCAATTCACTCTTTACGGTGACTGCCGAAAAGGACGTAGGCCTTCTTTTGACCAGGCAGCACCTCCTCCAGAGGCTCTCCTTCTCTATGAAAGTTTCATCAAGCTTATCAAACAACAAGGTATCAAAGTAGCTACTGGTAAATTTGGTGCTTTAATGCAAGTTCATCTAATCAATGACGGGCCAGTTACGCTGATATTAGAAAGATAA